Part of the Labilibaculum antarcticum genome, ATTCCAAATCAATTGGGTTAAAACCAATACATTGATGAACCTTTTTTGCTTCCAAAAGGTGCGGTTTAATAGCACGATCCGGATTTACTAAGCCATTGTTACAGAAATTACCATTAGAGGGAACTGTATCAGGTCCAAAATCACCGCCATAAGCCCAAAAATCTTCTCCTTGCTCATTTTTAGTTAATAGACCCTGATCTACCCAATCCCAAATAAAACCGCCCTGTAAGGCTCTATATTTTTCAATTATTGTCCAATAATCCTGAAAATTGCCAAGGCTATTTCCCATAGCATGTGCAAACTCACATTGTATTAGTGGTTTGTTATAAGGTGCTTCTGCATACTTAATCATGCGCTCGGCAGACATATACATAGCACAATAAATATCTGTATTATAATCAATGTTCATGGCACGTTCGTGCTGAACAGGTCGAGTTTTTTCAACGCTTTTTAAATAATCATAGGTCGCAAAGAAATTTACGCCATTTCCAGCTTCATTCCCTAATGACCAAATAACCACAGATGGTTGATTTTTATCTCTTTCATACATATTTCTTGTACGATATAGATGCGCATCCATCCATGTTGAATCCTTAGCAAGAGATTCTTCGCCATAACCCATCCCATGCGATTCTATATTTGCCTCATCAACCAAATAAATACCATATTTATTGCACAACTCATACCAATATTCAGGTTGCGGATAATGTGAGGTTCGTACAGCATTAATGTTGTGTAGCTTCATTAATGTAATATCCTTTAGCATCGTTTCACGATCAACATAATGGCCCGTAACAGGATGATGTTCATGCATGTTCACCCCTTTCAGATAAATGTATTTTCCATTCACGAGAAGCACTCCATCCTTAATTTCAACAGTTCTAAAACCTACATCCTGTTTTATAAGCTCCAGAATTTCATTCTTCTCATTTTTTAAGATAAGAGTTAGATCATAGAGCTTAGGTTGCTCTGCCGACCATTTTTTTACATTCTTAAAATTCGCCTCAAAAGAGATTTCATTCTCAACACTATCCAACTCAATAGTTTTTGTGAATTTCTTTAATAAAGAGTTACCATCTGATAGTTGAGCTTCAAGCGTTATCTTTTTTGCTTTTCCAGCAATATTTGCCAATACAATATTCAATAAAAAAACGCCATCCTTATAGTTTTCATCCAAACTAGAAGTTAATCTGTAATCACGAATATGCTGTTTCTCTCTTGCCATTAAAAACACATCTCGTGTCAAACCACTCATTCGCCAAAAATCCTGATCTTCGAGATAAGCGCCATCACTCCATCGATATACTTCAACGGCCAATGTATTTTTTCCCTTCTTTAAATATTTTGTAATATTAAATTCAGCAGGTAGTTTACTATCTTCACTGTAGCCTACTTTTTGTTCATTTACCCAAACATACATAGCCGAACTTACCGCTCCAAAATGCAGAATTATTTCTTTTTCATTCCACTCTTCGGGCAATTTAAAGCTTCGTTTATAGGAACCTACAGGATTATAATTGGCTTGAATAGTAGGAGGTGTTTTGGCATGCGGATATTTTGCATTGGTGTAAATTGGATAGTCGTAGCCTTGAGTTTCCCAGTTACCAGGTACTCTAACTGTACCCCAATCACTAATGTCAAAATTATTTTTAAAAAACCAGGCTGGTCTTGTGGAAGGATTTTTAGCCAAATGAAAATCCCAAATGCCGTTTAGGGATTGCATTAAAGATGATGACCATTGATCTTCAGACTGTAATTCATCATAAGTAGCGTAAGGTATAAAAGAAGCACGTGGCACTTCTTTATTTATTTGAGAAATAGCAGGATTTTCCCAATCATGAGGTAATTGATCATGGTAGGGTATATTTTCATATTTACTCTTACATGAAGAAATAAATATCGATGTAAAAATAACACACAAAAATACTCTTTTTGTTCTCTTAAAGATTTTATAATTTTTCATGAGAAATCTAAATAATTATACAACAAAAAATCAATCGTATTTATTTTTTTCTTATTCAATAAATTATCTGTTGAAGAGTGATAACTCTCCAACAAATAATATTATTTCTTACCCATTTCTTCTGGTAATAAGTTCTTCTTCTATCTTCTTCATAAACACTTCGTTTAGAGAATAAAAATAGATGAAAACAGCCGCTAAGAAGGCACCAATTGCTGGAAAAAGACTCAGCATCAACCTAATACCTTTAGTGGACTCGACTGTTTGCTCAACATTCGCTTCAAATCCATAAGCAGCCAATATCCACCCCGTTATAGCGCCACCAATTGTCCATCCCATTTTTTGAGACATAGAAGAGGACGAAAAGATAAGACCTGTGGCACGACGTCCTGTTTTCCATTCAGAAAAATCAGCAATATCTGCATACATTGCCCAAATAAGAGGAAATACAATACCTGCCGAAATTCCAATGATGACATTAATTCCGAACATCAAATAGATTTGATCTGCCTGAATCCAGAAAAGTGTCAAACTGGTAATTCCCGCAATTATCATGGCATACAAAAATGTTTTTTTCTTACCGATAATTGCTGACACAGGTTTAGCCAAAAGAACACCAATAATATTAGAGATAAGCCATAAAGTCATATAAGCTGAAGCTAAAGCCTCCCAGTTGACTAATCCAAATCCTCCTACTTCTTGATCTCTAACGAAATATTTAAAATAGTACATCATGGAACCATCACGTAAGGAATTAAAGATAAGAGAAGCAATACCAGCTGCCACCATAATGAACCATGGTATATTCTTCATCAAATCTTTGAAGTCATTTCTGATAGACGACTTCTCTTTTTTTGCTGGTTTTACGCGTTCTTTAGTGAATTTGTAAGTCAGCATAAAAAACAAAGCTGCTAACACCGCATAAATTGAAACCGTATACTGATACCCTTGTGCTTCAGAAACACCACTTTCCTCAAACATACCAATAAACCAAGCTGCTGTTGCTGTTACAAAGATCCCTCCAGAGAAAGCACCAATAAAACGGAATGAGGCTAATGAAGTACGTTCTGCAGGACTTGACGACATGACACCCATTAGAGATGAGTACGGCACATTTACCGCTGTGTATACCATCATCATTAAAGTATATGTTACATAGGCATAAATTAACTTACCTGTTGTTCCTAAATCAGGGGTCATAAAAGTTGAAATACCTATTAATGCAAATGGAACTGCTGCCCAAAGCAGGTAAGGGCGAAATTTACCCTGCTTTGTATTTGTACGATCGCATAAAACGCCCATTAATGGATCGTTAATACTATCCCATAGTCGGACAAGAAGAAACATAGTAGCCACTGACTCTGGTGATATTCCATATACATCTGTATAAAAAATCATCAGGAACATGGAAAATAACTTCCAAAACATTGAAGAAGCAAAATCTCCAAACCCGTACCCAATTTTCTCTTTTAGTTTAATTTTCTGATCGCACATAAAGCTTTTTTTATCGGATAAAACCGAAATACAATTTCTACTTATAAAAAATTATCGCACTGCCTAGATTATAGGCAGTACGATAGTTTTCAGCTACTCATAATATAACTCAACTCTACTAATCTGAGATTCTAGATTGAATTCAATTTTTAAATATGAAGATTCTTGATTTACCTCTACATCATGTACAATTGGTACCCAGTAGCCATAATCACCTTTTCCATTATCATAAATGTTCGGCTGTACGTCAACACTCTTATAGTTGTCGTTATCCTTAGAGGTTAATAACCTTAAATTGCTAACGGCTTGCTGACAAAAACTATAAATTCTTATTCTTTTGATGTTACCTGGAACGTAGTAAATCATTTTTTCTTCAGGACCTGCTTTAAAGCGGTACATATCTTCTTTAAAGACACGATCTCTATCAGTTTCCAAACTAACATTTTCAGTAGAGAAATACACTTTCCCGAAATTATTCATGTTATCAATCAGTCCTAAGGTTTCCACTTTTACTGGACCAACAGTGTTAGAATAATCAGAGCTACCATATTCGTTTTTTGCTTTTATTCTATAATAGTATGACTTCCCTTTTTTTGCTGTGTTGTCTTCAAACAATGGAACATACTGATTTACTGCATCAGAAATATTATAACCAACCAACTTATATGGTCCTTTCTTCTTTTCAGAACGATATATATCATAGCCCAAAGCGCCCGTTGAACCTTTCCAAGAGATTGTTGAAACATGTGCAATTGGTAATAATTCAGGAATACTTGGAGCTGAAAGTTCTGGCATTTTATTGCCACTAATTTTAGAAGCTTGTTTGCGCATCATTGCAAAAAGATTCTTTTCATCGTATGTACTCCCACTCTCGAAACCTGGCCAATGGTAAGCTTTGTAACGTCCATAACCTAAAGGTTCTGAATGCCAATAAAATCCACCTTCAGAACGATGACCACGTATTCCCCAAACGAGAAGACCTGTTATGTCAGAATTAATGACATAGTCGATACACATTTCCAAAGCAGTAGTACTTACAAAACCACATTCTCCGATTAAGTATGGTTTCTTACCATCAATAAGCTCAATATTTCTTTTAACGTTTCTCACAAATTCCGCTGGATTAAGCTCATAATGGTGCGAACAAATGATATCAACATTTGGATTGCCTATTGAACTTTCCATTACAGGACGATCATCGAAAGCAAAGAAACCATCCATAGTAAGGTGATTCTTATCTAAACTTTTTATATATCCACAAATCTCATTCGTCCATTCAGGTGTTGAATAAAGTTCATTACCTGTTTCCCAGCATAAAATGGCTTTATCATCTTTGTAAAATTCGCCAGTTATAGAATTCTTTCTATTAATTACGAAGTTTAATGTTGCTTTATAATCAGCAATAATCTCTGGATCGGTATAAAAAACGCCTCTATCTTTGCCCCTGAAACCGCAATATTGAGGAACGCCACCCATCCAACGGAAGTTATTCAATGTTGAAAAAACAATTCGAATGTTGTATTCATTAGCAAGTGCCAATACCAAATCCATGGTTTTAAATGACTCTTCCACAAATTGACCAGGTCCTTCAATATAAGTAGGGGCGGTGTTAGATTCATTTTCTATACGAACAGGAAGTGTGTACATTCTTATTACCTGACCTCCAACTTGTTTCACCGTTTCCATTACATCTCTGATTTCGAACTCATCAGGTAAACTGTAAGGATGTAGGCGATCAAATTCAAAGACATCCTCGTTGTAATTTAGTGTTGGAATATTAAATGAAACAAATCTAAATTCCTTATCGCCATTCATTAATTTATTTCCTTTTACAGAAATAAAATTCTCTATATTCTCCTGACCTAC contains:
- a CDS encoding glycoside hydrolase family 2 TIM barrel-domain containing protein — encoded protein: MKNYKIFKRTKRVFLCVIFTSIFISSCKSKYENIPYHDQLPHDWENPAISQINKEVPRASFIPYATYDELQSEDQWSSSLMQSLNGIWDFHLAKNPSTRPAWFFKNNFDISDWGTVRVPGNWETQGYDYPIYTNAKYPHAKTPPTIQANYNPVGSYKRSFKLPEEWNEKEIILHFGAVSSAMYVWVNEQKVGYSEDSKLPAEFNITKYLKKGKNTLAVEVYRWSDGAYLEDQDFWRMSGLTRDVFLMAREKQHIRDYRLTSSLDENYKDGVFLLNIVLANIAGKAKKITLEAQLSDGNSLLKKFTKTIELDSVENEISFEANFKNVKKWSAEQPKLYDLTLILKNEKNEILELIKQDVGFRTVEIKDGVLLVNGKYIYLKGVNMHEHHPVTGHYVDRETMLKDITLMKLHNINAVRTSHYPQPEYWYELCNKYGIYLVDEANIESHGMGYGEESLAKDSTWMDAHLYRTRNMYERDKNQPSVVIWSLGNEAGNGVNFFATYDYLKSVEKTRPVQHERAMNIDYNTDIYCAMYMSAERMIKYAEAPYNKPLIQCEFAHAMGNSLGNFQDYWTIIEKYRALQGGFIWDWVDQGLLTKNEQGEDFWAYGGDFGPDTVPSNGNFCNNGLVNPDRAIKPHLLEAKKVHQCIGFNPIDLESGKIEIHNKYVFTNLSEFDFSWVVEGNGRVVEHGKLDDLNVDSGEKLTIKLEYGVQPKSGVEYFLNISARQKKTKGLIHRGYEIAREQFKLPFSEKEIKPRIKELSPISYVKNINKLVIKGAPFDLVFDLENGNITSFCSEGVNYLKSGLTPNFWRAPIDNDFGNNLHKRSKIWRKAWDNKVLNNTTIEQKSENEVFIKFQFSLMSDTIGEIAQCTTKYTVSSLGEIEVENAFKMANIDLPEIPRMGMNLVMPREFDQMTWFGRGPHESYWDRKTSAFVGLYSGSVADQYWVYLRPQENGNKTDVRWVSITDSIGNGLKFIGKPLLSVSAHHNIMEDFESLERTDGRAGVIPNNRHTTDVKARNLTSVNIDYKQMGVGGDDSWGKFTHPEYRLTEKNYRYSFVIKLVSNTSNLDDNND
- a CDS encoding MFS transporter, with the translated sequence MCDQKIKLKEKIGYGFGDFASSMFWKLFSMFLMIFYTDVYGISPESVATMFLLVRLWDSINDPLMGVLCDRTNTKQGKFRPYLLWAAVPFALIGISTFMTPDLGTTGKLIYAYVTYTLMMMVYTAVNVPYSSLMGVMSSSPAERTSLASFRFIGAFSGGIFVTATAAWFIGMFEESGVSEAQGYQYTVSIYAVLAALFFMLTYKFTKERVKPAKKEKSSIRNDFKDLMKNIPWFIMVAAGIASLIFNSLRDGSMMYYFKYFVRDQEVGGFGLVNWEALASAYMTLWLISNIIGVLLAKPVSAIIGKKKTFLYAMIIAGITSLTLFWIQADQIYLMFGINVIIGISAGIVFPLIWAMYADIADFSEWKTGRRATGLIFSSSSMSQKMGWTIGGAITGWILAAYGFEANVEQTVESTKGIRLMLSLFPAIGAFLAAVFIYFYSLNEVFMKKIEEELITRRNG
- a CDS encoding glycoside hydrolase 5 family protein produces the protein MCILPLLSVGQENIENFISVKGNKLMNGDKEFRFVSFNIPTLNYNEDVFEFDRLHPYSLPDEFEIRDVMETVKQVGGQVIRMYTLPVRIENESNTAPTYIEGPGQFVEESFKTMDLVLALANEYNIRIVFSTLNNFRWMGGVPQYCGFRGKDRGVFYTDPEIIADYKATLNFVINRKNSITGEFYKDDKAILCWETGNELYSTPEWTNEICGYIKSLDKNHLTMDGFFAFDDRPVMESSIGNPNVDIICSHHYELNPAEFVRNVKRNIELIDGKKPYLIGECGFVSTTALEMCIDYVINSDITGLLVWGIRGHRSEGGFYWHSEPLGYGRYKAYHWPGFESGSTYDEKNLFAMMRKQASKISGNKMPELSAPSIPELLPIAHVSTISWKGSTGALGYDIYRSEKKKGPYKLVGYNISDAVNQYVPLFEDNTAKKGKSYYYRIKAKNEYGSSDYSNTVGPVKVETLGLIDNMNNFGKVYFSTENVSLETDRDRVFKEDMYRFKAGPEEKMIYYVPGNIKRIRIYSFCQQAVSNLRLLTSKDNDNYKSVDVQPNIYDNGKGDYGYWVPIVHDVEVNQESSYLKIEFNLESQISRVELYYE